The nucleotide sequence actactatcatcactcttagttaccttgcgttcacccttggccataaggcataggtgtgtagaggatgatggcgatggtggcggtgaggatgcaagatcaatagcaatggcggccactttctcattatcactatcatcatcggatgatccacttgatgaatcaatgtccgtgagccaatcaccgacaatgtaggccttgccactcttcttcttcttgtagaagttcctctttttgccatctctcttcttgtatggcttgttctttttcttttcatcttcatcgcttgaatcatctttcttgcccttgttcttgaacttgtctttcttaggctttatgcattgatgagctaggtggccaagttcgccacaattgtagcaatccatctcggagattggctttctttttgagctagtgaagaacttcttcttgccgtcaaacttgatgccactcttgtttagcctttttagcatcttggtggtcttcttcaccatgagagcaaggctttcttcatcatctttatcacttgagctctcatactcaagtcttgctttgcccttatcttggctagctttgaatgctaagtccttctctttcttctttgtagaggatgagccatcttgtggcgtgatgtgcatgtacatctcatgagcattgatctttctcaagatttgtgtcggtgtagcggcggaaagatcaccttgatgggaaagatcaccttgatgtagcacggtcataatgagcccatatttgtcaatggggaggacactcaagatttttctcacaatgttggatggtgacatttgagtaagtccaagcccattgacttcctctacaagaacatttaaacaagaatacatctcattagcactttctttgggaagcatctcaaaagaatttaactTTTTAATcacgagatgatagcgttcctcacgctcactcttggttccctcatggagcgcacaaacgtccgatcatagagcatgggcgtctttgtggttccttacacggttaaacacatctttgcaaaggcctctaaaaatggtgtttcgagcctttgcattctatttttcatagttaacctcatcgccttgtaggttagtagcatctcgaggttttgggaagccttgagaggcggatctaagaataccaacgtctagagcttctaagtatgcctccatgcggattttccaatatggaaaatcatctccctcaaagataggaggaggtccatccccgtgagacatcttgctctaagcgattaggcttaaaaacgtgagcatgaggctttgataccaattgaaagaatcaagatgcccaagaggagtgggtgaattgggctaattctaaattctcttgcaataaacaaatcctatggatagcccaattaaccccttgtgcctagaaaagtgtttctatcaaactaacgcacaacggacttacaacctatgttccaaacttactctagcatgcaattctatggatgtaaaaacaagtattgaattgctcaaagtaaatactcaaagtaaatgctcaaagtaaatagagagagaggaacgcggcgatgttttgccgaggtatcggagagtcgccactccccactagtcctcgttggagcacccgcgcaagggtgtagctcctccttgatccgcacaaggatcaagtgctctctacgggttgattcttcgacactccgtcgcggcgaatcacccaaagccgctcacaacttgagttgggtcacccacaagctccgtcgggtgatcaccaaactcccaatcaccaccaagccgtctaggtgatggcgatcaccaagagtaacaagcacgaactctcacttgaccacacgaagcctaatgagaagatggatgcacactttgctactcttgatttgctagtgaggctactctcttggattctcaaatctcaatcacctcactaggaccttgctcttcttggcactcacaaacatgtttgtCAGCTGTtgcaatgagcaaaagtaactccacacacgagtggagcttctatttataaggcagcctgaaaaacaaaccgttatgagcttctgcggggtgaccggacgctccggtcgtattgaccggacgctccggttagttcaacccgTGAGCCAGTGAgattgtgttgaccggacgctggcagggtccggtcagcactgaccggacgcgtccggtcgcatgaaaccctcactggaggattactggactcgaccggacgctgaaccctcagggtccggtcaatactgaccggacgtgtccggtcacagattcccttctttggaaccttactggagtcgaccggacgctgcctctcagcgtccggtcacttaaccgatccagcgtccggtcacaccgaacgctgtttgcttgatcaaatgaactgaccggaccctgcggccagcgtccagtcgcaccggggccagcgtccggtcagcatttgaccctccattcacttccaactctcgatcatatgtgaatgaagtctgctccaaagatcttaggcattcataggagctacctagagctagttttaccaaatgtgcaccacacctaacttactagacttaactaggtcaagctacccgttcatacccccttaatagtacggccaaagaaaaaacaaagtcctaaactactctaagtgtcactccaactccagtcgacacttagaactagtcatccttaaccttgtcttccatcctttgaaaaccgaaacaatttccatcgtaggggcatgacaaccttgattgcccaatcgatcaccattactatgacctaactcaattgcttctgcaaaacacacgttagtcatagtaatcttgtattgacattaatcaccgaaatccaactaggggcctagatgctttcaagcttcacgaacagttccaccggtggagctgaagcggatttggtaaaccgtttggcaaaatggcttccctgtgagagcatgtttttaggggcctggaggaggagccgggagaagccactttttttggctccatcccaccccaaatcactgtgagagcatgtttttaggggcttcacaagtgaagctattttactttaccccgtttggtagaaaacggctccaaacggctcctgaagccggtggagaaaCCCTGCCAAACAGGACCTTAGTATATTGCGCTGTAGGTGGCCATTACGGACTGCCTATCATGCAGTAAAAACTGGTTCCTTCGAAAGTTATTTTTGGTAGTAGTGATTTTATGTTATGACATGGTTACTTTGTGAAATAATGACATATTTTCTCTACCTTCATCTCTCCTATGTGCATAAGAAAATGCTACCTGGTTTATTACACGTGAAAACCTACGACACCATTGACATGTACCATGCCTTGGCTGAATGTTGGACTACCCGTGTAGGCATCTACTCCCCGGCAGGACCAAAACACTCATGTGATCCATATccggcaggcaaataatcaccgcatctcatgcgatccatatccggcaggcaaataatcaccgcatgaagacactggaaggcaagtaaataaaatggaataaaatTCACGGAATCACCGGCAGACAAATAATCACCGTATGGAGACAttggaaggcaagtaaataaaatagaataaaacagaaaaagaattATGGAAAGAGAAAGAAATTTATTGGAATACCACCacgcaatgatcatgatcgtgaTCCAAATCTCGTTTATCGTCCTTCGCGTTGCGTGTTGATAACAAATACTTTTTTCCCCAAAAAATAAATTATTGTCATGCCTCATGCGGGCTAGGATATTGTAAGTCCGAGTATACATGTTTTGACAAGGCAGAGCATGGATAAATTCAATTCGATGCCTAGCAATAAATTTTCAGCCTTGGAGGGAACTGAGTTTGTCGTAACTTTCAGACAACAAGTTTCAAGcctagcttttatttcagattcattacgataatgaatgtgtttctagacattatcatggtatAATACACGTGAAAAATTGAATTGATATATTTTTAATTTTGACTTGGCTAACAAACATCTCATTCAATTTATGTTGCACCCGTTGTACTGCACGGGCACTCATCTAGTTTAACATAATAATGCTCTTCAAGTGAGGTCCGACGCGCAAATAAAGCAAATCCTTTTTTGCTTTTGGACCACTCTCTTGCAATTGGAAGATGTTTATTTCATTTTCCCCATCCATGACTGACAATTAAATCAGACCAAACTATTAGAGGATCTCTTTGCATCCGTTATTAGTGTCACTCTTTCCAGAGAcagtgacatatatatatatatatatatatatatatatatatatatatatatatatatatatatatatatatatatatatatatatatatatatatctatatatatgtgtgtgtgtgtgtgtgtgtgtgtgtgtgtgtgtgtgttgggagACGTTATTCATTTTATATGGCATTCTGATTTCATGACCTTACCTAGGGTATACAATAATAATAAAGGCCTGATGTTGAGTGCGTTAGGGGTGGTTACGATAGCATTCTTGGGAGACGTTATTCACTTTATATGGCATTCTGATTTCATGACCTTACCTAGGGTATACAATAATAATAAAGGCCTGATGTTGAGTGCGTTAGGGGTGGTTACGATAGCATTCTTTTAGCATCTCAATCAGCCACCACAATGTTGATATAAAAATTAAATCGAGGCCAAGATTAGTATTTTTAGAACATCAAAGATTAGTATTTTTAGAGCATTAAAATTCATTCTTTCGCATCATTTGATAAAGTGTACTATTTGTATCAGATAACCGGAAATCCTTAACCGAATTCGGCCATTCAAATTAATTAATATTACCTAGTAAAAGAATTTAACTGGTAGCTAATTAAAttatatggccctgttcgcttgtcttataatccgtactttttagcttgttttttcagccgaaacagtatttcggcttgttttttcagcgaagcgaacggggcacatatggccatgttcggcttaccccatattcggcttgttcgatttttttttcagccggaacagtgcttttctctcacaataattcagccggaacagtgttttcagccagtttcagtaaAATTTCGGACCAGCAGACGGGGCCTACGTCATTCGTGCAACTTCTGGATCGATGATGATGCATAGGGATGCATCATGCTCTCACAATACAAACACCACAAAATGAACAGCTCGATCGTCCACTGCATTTGGCCATTATTACTAGTACTCACTTTGCTATCCTGATATTTTGCATCCCCATCTTGTTATATCCCATTCAAACAAACAGTTAATTAAAGACGTAATATGAGCAGCACCATGGATACGCCCATGTAGTGAAGCAAGAGCAAGTGGAACACAGATTTGGTGTTTCCTTTTCGCTCATGATCATGGAGAGGCAACCTATCATTATGGACCTGCTTTATTTACCATCTTTGGTTTAACAAACGCCACGCACCATGCGAGATGCGGATATCGAAGGCTGAGCTCACTACGTACTGCCTTGGCAGGTCATTCACCTCGTTTATGCTCTGGTCAATGATTTTTTTGGTTCTCCTTTTCCGGTGTGACAATGGTGTTGACGAATGGTGATGCCGGGGTGCTGCCGGTTACCACCAAACCAGTGAGGAGCCTGGCTGAGTTGGTGACGACAATGACGACAGGGATGCCAAAGGTAAGAATCTTGACTCAAGGTGAGGAAATGTTTAAGATATTTTTATTTGCATGTAGACTCTTGGAACAGAACAGCAACATGTAATTATCAAAAGAGCTATGTAGTCAATTAAGCAAAGTTGGGTAGGCTAAAGCTATGGAATTTGTTAAGTAAAGTTAGGTAGGCGACAATGTCCATTGATAATAAGGTGCTTATGGTGATTTCGCCAATCTCAAGATCTACCGTCTCACTCTTCTAAAGATACTCACAAGGGTAGGACGTGTGTGCACGTGTACTCACAGGAAGTGGGCGCTTGTATGCAAGTGTCTGTGGTGCTTAACAAGAAATTAAAGTTAGGATAGTCAATCCAAGGAAGAAAAAAGTTTGGAGGTGCAAAATAATTACTAGTCGTAGACATAAAAATAGACATATTtctctttttcacaaaaattcaaTTCCAATCGAGACTTAATAAACTCCAGCCGTAACTTTGGAAACATGTTTATTGGCCTCAAATTGGAATAtatccctctgtcccaaaataaataaCATTATAACTTTTAAAGTAGGGTAAAGTACATTTGTCAACCTCCAACTCGCAttgaagttcgattttcaaccttcaactatgaaaccgggtAACAGACACCCTCCAATTGTCAAAACTAGACAAATTTGGTCTTCGACTGGTTTCAAAAACGGTTTTATATtttctaataataataaaaatctgGTTCGATCTCAAGAAGTTcctaattaatttattttaaattataaaaatatgaagCTAGTTCATGTTTTCTTCTTtaaatgttatatatatatatgttgatgctatatttaaaattgtttagaccTTACTTGTTTTAAATAAATAACAAGCATGACAACGAGCAATAAAGCAATAggaacataaatgaaccaattccAACCTATATATAGACCATAAACAAGTAGATgacatttttagaaaaaaatacttGTTACATATTTTTCTGATCTAAAATAAATGCCGGTGGGGGATAGCAATGCTACTGTATACATTAATACAGGGCTTCGCCTCGAGTTGTTTTTGGCCAAAATCAAGGCGGTGCGCGTGGAGACAAAGGCAGCGAACTGTCATGTAAAAGAACGGAAAGCGAACAATTTAATTCCATGCAAAATTAAATTCCGTGTGaaatttaatttcttgcaaaatTAAAAACATTTTTAAATATAGCATCAACATATATATAACATCTTTAGAAAACAtgaactagtttcatattttttataatttaaaataaattaattacgAACTTCTAGAGATCGAACCGGATTTTAATTattattagaaaatagaaaaccgcttttgaaaccagctgaggaccaaatttgtccggtttTAACAGTTGGAGGGTGTCTGCTacccggtttcatagttgaaggttgaaagtCGAACTTCAATACGAGTTGGAGGTTGAAAAATGTATTTTACCCTTTATAAAGTATAACGCGGTTAAATACCGTAATATTCACTCTCATAATACAACGAACCCAAGACATGATGTGCTATTACTGCTATGGGTTTTGCAACACTAGGCTACATACCCTTTGGTGTAATAGCCTTTCTAAAACCCGCTCAGTTCGGTGCGTATAAACCTCCTACTTAATCCAGTTTTCAAAGAAAGGAAGCCCAACATCTAAACTGGGCCATCAAAACAGGCCCATACAAGCGCATCGGTTGAGCCTAGGACATCAAAACCGGCCCATACAAGCGCATCGGTTGAAGCGGCAACTACCTGTACCTGTCAGGTACTCAAGTTGTTAGGGCGGATTAACTTCCTCTGGCCCACACGTCGGCCACCACGTACATCGTCCGGCTGGCGAGGGACCACGACCACCGCGGCAGCTATCCTCCGGCGCCCACGATTCTGGATGCCGGAATCAGTCCCACGCGATTCGCTTCTCTCGCCAACCCAAGCATCGTAAAATCCCCCACCAAAAAAAAATCAAGGGGGCATACAAAGAGCGCGTGCGCAGTGCTGGGAGTAGTAGGTGGGCAGATTGGTCGAACTTCGACGGGGTTGGAGGTCTTCAGCTATGGCATCAGCGGGAGGTGCAGGACGAGAAGGAGGGAAAGGAGATGGAGGGAAGGGAGACGAGTCGCTGGCTCGCAGGGCGTGGAGGCAGTACCTGCTCCAGCTCCAGCAACATCCGCTCCGCACAAAGGTCTTCGCTTTCGCTCATGTTTCGATTTTGTTCGTTCTTTCGGAAGCAGGGAGGGTTCTTGAAGTGGGTTGGTTTGGTTGCCTGCCGCAGATGATCACGGCGGGGTGCCTCGCCGGCGTCAGTGACTCCGTCGCGCAGAAGCTCTCCGGGTACCAGAAGATTGAGAAGCGCAGACTCCTGCTCAAGATGGTAAGGACGCTTACCTTGCATTTAGTTTCTGCTACATACAGATGCAGTCACCGGGGGAACTGGGTCTTTCCTTGTTCATTCATTGGGGGGAATAGATCATTTAGTTATATCAGATTAGGACCAGTTGATTGTGATATACTGATTTGTAACGTATTTGCAATTCCCTAAATCAGGTCAACTGTAATTTCTGATATACTGATATGTAATGTACTGGCAGTTCCCTAAATCAGCTCAACTATAATCTTGCTGTTCTAGGAGTGAGTAGTTCTATCAAACTGGTTCTGGGGAAAATTCTTGGGAGGACGTGGAGGTGCAGTTGAAAGATGTATTGCTTGGATTCTAGTCATTTAGCAACTAATTTCAGTTCATCTGTTGAATTGCAGCAATGTGAATGCCATCTGCTTGGGCTTGGTATTATTGTGCGATTTATGTTGTAGTAAGTTGAACTTGCAGCTAATTTGTTGGAGGACGACCAAACTTTTATAGTTTCGTAATGCCGAGTGAAAGCATGAATCGCTAGTGTACGCTACCAAATGAATTGTTGGTACTTATTCAGAATCATGTATAATTATCTGGCCATGTTTTTTTGAAATAAAAATCCACAACCCAATTTTTCTTTTGAGTTATCTGCTAGTTTCCTCTGCCAAATTCTGTAAGGATTATTTTGCAGCCCAATTATGTAGGATCTCTTCTACTAGGATGAGGCTCTTTTCTTTTGGGAAGAGAGTTTCTCACTGTTTTGTATTATTCTACAAACTTGTGGTCTCAGGTCTCAATTGTCATGCCTTCATAAAGATTTTATGAGGATATTGAGTAGTTGAATCCAAATGAAACTGAAAGACATTTCACAGTTAACTTAAGCTACGGTCTGTACTTTTTTACTTCGCTTCGTTGATTGCTGTGAAACAAATGGCACTCCACATACTCTATTCCAATCCACCATGTCTGATGTGCATCAGCTAAAATAGTTTATTCGCAGATGGGCATCTTCTCTATATCCCTCTCTTCTTTTATTTATTATCCTTGCTTGCATGTACCTATCTATTATAATCTGACACCATGTTCTGATGATATGTTCCAGCTCTTTGGTTTTGCATATGGTGGACCATTTGGACATTTCTTATACAAATTTTTGGATTATATCTTCCAAGGGAAGAAGGATACCAAAACCATAGCAAAGAAGGTATATATTTCGTCATTGGCAATTTTGACTATAGCTTTCACTTCTCTCCATGCATGGTATGCATAAATAGTTTATAGTTCTCCTGCAAACTATAAAATCCAGCCCCCCTCAAAAAACTATAAAATCCAGAATTTCAAATGAAACGTCGAGTAAATATTTTGACTTAAGTAACCAACTAATAACTGGGACGAAACAGATACTAGTGTTTAAACTGCAGTAAACTCTTGGTCAGAGTAGCGTTCTTTTTGTTGGTTGTAGTAAAAATTCCGAACTTCATTAAGACATTTTAACCAGCACATGTCATGATGAATTCCTGGCAATGTTTTTTTTTCAGAATTCACATAGATAGCTTgcccatgaaatttgtatagcGTTAGCTTCTTTAAATTTGTAGCCAGCTATCTCTTCCCT is from Miscanthus floridulus cultivar M001 chromosome 7, ASM1932011v1, whole genome shotgun sequence and encodes:
- the LOC136463120 gene encoding peroxisomal membrane protein PMP22-like yields the protein MASAGGAGREGGKGDGGKGDESLARRAWRQYLLQLQQHPLRTKMITAGCLAGVSDSVAQKLSGYQKIEKRRLLLKMLFGFAYGGPFGHFLYKFLDYIFQGKKDTKTIAKKVFLEQVTSSPWNNILFLFYYGYVVERRPLKEVTTRVKKQYPSVQLSAWMFWPIVGWINQQYMPLQFRVIFQSFVACCWGIFMNLRARAMSLKQA